The Bombilactobacillus folatiphilus genome includes the window TTTAAAGAGGCCTTAATCAATGGCATTGATAAACAATGGGAAAATAATTTTTTGAATGGTGACATCATCATCTTGTCCCGTCAGGATCATCAGTTTAGGGACACTATTAATCGTTACAATGACCAAATCATTGAACTGATTATGGATATTTTGATGATCACTAACCCTTTAATAAAAGAAAAACCTAAAGTCAAAGCAATGCTGGTCATGAATCTAATTGAAAATTCGGGCCCCGCATTCTTTAAATTTGACTCTGCTGCACAACAAGAAGCTTATATTGATGAGTTAGTTATGACGATCTACAAGATTTGCTTTGGGAAAGAGTCATAAGCATGACCAATATGTTAGAAGGTAAAACTTAAGTAAACCGTATCAAACAGGAAAATGCGCTCTAACTGAAAGTATTGGTAACAGTGAGCTTATATATTGGAGTATTTTTATCATTGCTTGGTGTGCTCGGAAAAAGAGAGTTAATTAGAAAAATTAATATTAAAAATCATTTTAAAAAATTATGGATTGAAGGAAAGTTGAGATGTCCAATACCAAAAAATTAATTAGTTTTGTTGGTTTAACAATTGCAATGTTCATGGGAACGTTGGATAGTACAATTATTAATATTGCTTTGCCTAGTATTATGGATCAATTTCATGCCAGTCTGAATGATACGAGTTGGGTGACCACCATTTATACTTTAGCGTTGGCTGTGTTTATGATCACAGGTTCTAAATTAGCGGATCGTTACGGTCGCAAAAAGTTAATGCTCATTGGCTTGGTGCTCTTTGGTGGCTTTTCAGCGGCTTGTATGTTTGCACCCTCATTATTGGCTTTAATTGTTTTTAGATTTTTCCAAGGCATTGGCGGGGCGATTATCACACCAATTGTGTTGCCTATGGGGATTGAAATTTTTGGGAAAGAAAATACGTCTAAAATTTCGAGTGTCGTTGGTGCCATTACAGCGTTGGCGGCTGCTGGTGGACCACCGATTGGTGGCGTTATTTTACAATATGGTTCCTGGCGCGGTGTGTTTGGGATTAATTTACCATTATCCATTCTTGCCCTATTAATTGTGGTCTTTTTCATTCAAGAATCATATGACAACACACTATCTGGCAAAATTGATTGGTTTGGTATGCTGGCACTGTCTGTTTCACTAGGCGGAATTGTCTTCGGCTTGCTGGAAGGTCGACAATTAGGTTGGCATTCAGTGATTATTGTGACTAGTTTAGTAATTGGCGTTTTAGCGCTATTGGTCTTTTACCTAATTGAAAAACGCGTTGCGGAACCGTTAATTGAACTAGATCTAATCAAGGAAAAGACTTTTACAGCATCCAGCTTAGTTTATTTTGTGACAGGCTTTTCATTAGTCTGCCCTATGTTAATTATTAATTATTTTTTACAAGATTTACTCAATTACAGCGCACTGCATGCCGCGTTGATTATTATTCCGGTATCGTTGACGGTGGTTGTAGCGATGCCTTTGGGAACGAAAATTTTTGATGCAATGGGTGCCAAATGGGTCACAGGAATCGGACTATTATTGATTGCGGGTAGTTTAGGCTTGCTATCATTAATCAAAATGAATACCCCAACCATTATTATTGTTGTTTTTCTGATTATTAATGGTTTTGGCTTTGGTTTTTCATCGGTTTCACTTGTTGCTTCGGTCCAATATTTGCCTAAAGAAAAAACGGGGATTGGTTCGGGAATCGTTAATTCGATGCGTCAAATTGGTACGTGTCTAGGCATGGCGTTATTGGTGACAGTTTTAAACAACAATGTTTTAAATGCGAAAAATGAAATTAGAAGTGATGCAGTTCAAACGATTCAAACCCATCGTTTGGCGCCACAGGTTCAGAATGTGGCAGAAAAAGAAGTTAAACGTCTTTTTAAAACGAATTCCAAGGGTAAAAATATTAAAACGAAAACTTCTGGTTTACAGAAAAAAATCAAACGGGTAGCTCAGCAAACTAATAATTTACCTGAACCTGCTAAAAAGAGTTCTTTAGGAATCATTTATCAAAAACAAAAAATGATGACTGATGGCACCAGAACGCTCAATACTGGTCTCACTAAATTGGTGAAAGATAGCAATAATCCTTTGTTGACGGCGACTGGTGGTTTAGTGAAGGGACAACAGAAGATGTTGACCGGTATTAAGTTGTTGGCACAAAAGAACGAAATCAGAACCACGTTAAGGGACATTAAGAAACAAAAAAATAAAAAACTAACGGCTGCATTTAGTAAAACTTATTTACTTGCCGCGATCATTGTCTTGCTGTGTTCGCCAATTGCGTTGTTAACGGATTATCAAAAGAAAAAAGTAGCTTAAGTATTTAAATTAACACTTCCCAGAGAGCTGATGAAAATCGGCTCTTTTTTTGGTTACAATTGTTCCACATCATACTTATACGGAGATTGTTATTGCTTATATATAATCTGGAAATTAATTAAATTGAAGATAAATTATTAAGTTAATTGCAAACTTTCAGCTGAGGGTTTAAGATGAAGATGATTTCGCAAACATATTATTAGCTAAAAGGATAATTAATATGTTAAAATGATAAGTTTTGTTTATTGAAAATCTGTAATCGTGATGGCGTCTTTGGTTAACATTAGTGAGAGGACAAGAGCCTGATGTTTAAAAAAGTTGTGAAAGTCGTTTTACTTTTAATTTTTGTCGGTAGCGTTTTCTTATTTAAAAGATTCATTTTATCCCAAGCTGCTAATGTTCAACCAACTGTCATGATTAATACCAAAAATAAAGATGTGGTTAATTTTTTACAAAAATTACAACAATTATCTGAGAATACAATCCAAGATCAGGAAGCAACAGATCAGCCTGACCAGCACCAATTGATTAGTACGAAAGTGTCTGCCGACATTCCAGCTACGGGTGTGAGCGGAACTGATGGAACTTGTGCATGGACTTTAGATGCAGCTGGTAATTTAACGATTAATAGCGGCACTTTAAATCAGAGTAATGATAGAGGTATTGGTTGGGACAGTGATCATTCTGGCTTTTATGCTTATAGAA containing:
- a CDS encoding MFS transporter — translated: MSNTKKLISFVGLTIAMFMGTLDSTIINIALPSIMDQFHASLNDTSWVTTIYTLALAVFMITGSKLADRYGRKKLMLIGLVLFGGFSAACMFAPSLLALIVFRFFQGIGGAIITPIVLPMGIEIFGKENTSKISSVVGAITALAAAGGPPIGGVILQYGSWRGVFGINLPLSILALLIVVFFIQESYDNTLSGKIDWFGMLALSVSLGGIVFGLLEGRQLGWHSVIIVTSLVIGVLALLVFYLIEKRVAEPLIELDLIKEKTFTASSLVYFVTGFSLVCPMLIINYFLQDLLNYSALHAALIIIPVSLTVVVAMPLGTKIFDAMGAKWVTGIGLLLIAGSLGLLSLIKMNTPTIIIVVFLIINGFGFGFSSVSLVASVQYLPKEKTGIGSGIVNSMRQIGTCLGMALLVTVLNNNVLNAKNEIRSDAVQTIQTHRLAPQVQNVAEKEVKRLFKTNSKGKNIKTKTSGLQKKIKRVAQQTNNLPEPAKKSSLGIIYQKQKMMTDGTRTLNTGLTKLVKDSNNPLLTATGGLVKGQQKMLTGIKLLAQKNEIRTTLRDIKKQKNKKLTAAFSKTYLLAAIIVLLCSPIALLTDYQKKKVA